In the Arachis ipaensis cultivar K30076 chromosome B10, Araip1.1, whole genome shotgun sequence genome, one interval contains:
- the LOC107623429 gene encoding very-long-chain 3-oxoacyl-CoA reductase 1 — protein MECCILNRLKTQPLWFALFFGLGALTLLRFLFLFLRWAYVNFLRPAKNLKKYGSWALVTGPTDGIGKAFAFQLARNGLNLVLVGRSPDKLADVSAAITAKFPKIDVRTVVVDFAGDLDDGMRRIQDAIEGLDVGVLINNVGVSYPYARFFHEVDEGLLRNLIRVNIEGTTKVTQTVIPGMLKRKKGAIVNIGSGAAIVIPSDPLYAVYAASKGYIDQFSRSLYVEYKKSGIDVQCQVPLYVATKMASIRRSSFFVPSTDGYAKAGVRWIGYEPRCTPYWPHTILWALAYSLPESIVDAWRLRFCLGIRKRGQQKDSQKKKE, from the exons ATGGAGTGCTGCATACTTAACCGCCTTAAAACCCAACCGCTCTGGTTCGCACTCTTTTTCGGCCTCGGCGCCCTCACCCTCCTCcgtttcctcttcctcttcctcagatgGGCCTACGTCAACTTCCTCAGGCCCGCTAAGAATCTCAAGAAATACGGATCCTGGGCCCTAGTAACCGGCCCAACCGACGGAATCGGAAAAGCCTTCGCCTTCCAGCTGGCACGTAACGGCCTCAACCTCGTCCTTGTCGGCCGAAGCCCTGACAAGCTCGCTGATGTCTCCGCCGCCATCACCGCCAAGTTCCCCAAAATCGATGTCAGAACCGTCGTTGTCGACTTCGCCGGCGATCTCGACGACGGCATGAGGAGGATCCAAGATGCAATTGAAGGATTGGACGTTGGTGTTCTTATCAACAACGTTGGGGTTTCTTACCCTTACGCTAGATTCTTCCACGAAGTGGATGAGGGGCTTTTGAGGAATTTGATTAGGGTTAACATTGAAGGAACCACTAAGGTTACGCAGACGGTTATTCCTGgcatgctgaagaggaagaaggGTGCCATTGTTAATATTGGTTCTGGTGCCGCCATTGTTATACCTTCGGATCCGCTTTACGCTGTTTACGCTGCTTCCAAAG GGTACATTGATCAATTTTCCAGATCTTTGTATGTGGAGTACAAGAAGAGTGGAATTGATGTTCAGTGTCAG GTTCCATTATATGTGGCAACAAAGATGGCATCAATTAGAAGATCTTCATTCTTCGTCCCGTCAACTGATGGATATGCCAAAGCTGGTGTGAGATGGATAGGCTATGAACCTCGCTGCACACCATACTGGCCTCACACCATTCTCTGGGCCTTAGCATACTCATTGCCTGAGTCCATTGTTGATGCTTGGCGCCTGCGGTTTTGCCTCGGAATCCGAAAGAGGGGACAACAGAAAGATtcacaaaagaagaaggaatag